Within Vicia villosa cultivar HV-30 ecotype Madison, WI linkage group LG1, Vvil1.0, whole genome shotgun sequence, the genomic segment TATTAACACATAGCTCAGACAAACTCAACAGAgaacttatttttataaattttccaTCCTTAATACCAATATACATGATCAATAATACAAAAGAAGATTACTACTAAATAAGATTTTGCTCGTGACAGATGATACATCTGAGCAGCTAAAGTAAAGTGAAAGATGATACATCTGAGCAGCTAAAGTAAAGTGCACACAAGcgggaaaaaaataaataagatctAAGAATAACCTCATTGAAAGCTTGCTTCCTCTCTCCTAGAGATTTTAAGGCACCATATCTTTTGTCATTAATTATTAATCGCATGGCCTGAACATCAATGTCAAGCAAAATCAAATAAACAAGAGAAACATTCAAAAATAAGAAATGCTTTACAtaagtcaaataaaatatttcaataaattgAGATCACTATACCCGATCCCAATTCCAGTCAGATCCAACATTTACAGACTCCAAGAGTGCTTTGAATGCATCTTTAGCTTCCTGAAAAGAAAATATACCATATGTTCAATGCCCAAGAaaaattgtgtgtgtgtgtgtgagagagagagagagagttgatATATTGATATTTCGTTTGCATACCATCTTATTCGCATAAACTAAGGATTCTGGCTCAACTGCCTTTGTTTCTGAGGCCACATCATTAACGTTTTCCCCTATTGAATCAACTTTTCCAACCTACAAAAATAAAGATTTAATCATCTTGCTAACCACTAGAAGCAACACCTTCCAAGAGACATTAAGACTACGATGAGGGAAGCATACTTCTTTATCTTCTCCCGGAACTCCATCAGCAGAAACTGCAGTATCTTGAGCTGAAAAGTTATTGGCTTCATTCCTACAACATTTTtagcaaaaacaaataaaataatgagCCACCAGACAAAAATGAAATCATAGAATGAACATAAAACTAGCAGAATAGGGAATACTTTGGTGTTGCAGCAGTATTAGTATCAGAAACAACTGCTCTATCACTTCCCACACTAACATCTGGTGGATTGATAGTATTTACGGGTGCCTCAGGTTCATCAACTTTTGTTCCAGTTATAGCAGCTGCAGAAGGAGAGGCATGTGATCCCGAAGTTATCTCAGATTGCAGATTAATTGGGGACGTGGAAACAACTGGAACAACTGAAACAGGACTTGATGGTTCGTCTTGGCCAGGTAAAGATGAATTATCCGTACTAGGCACTGCTTCAGTCACAGAAACTGCAGAAGGTTGAGTACAGGGATTCAGTAGTGGCTCGGGAAGAGTTGCATTGACCTTTTCCTTTTCAGCTTGCTCACGGGCAAACTTGAAGCAAAACACAAATACAGAAAATAAATGTGAGTACAGAAACAAGATGCATAAAATAATGCAGAATATTTAAAACGGTGGTGTTTTCAATGATGGAAACCTTCAGTTCCTCGGGAATTAACCACTTTGATTCCTTCGTGATCTTGTTGTAGTAATACCTAcagaattttataaaatttagggTGAAAAATCAGCAACAAGCATTAAAAacagaaggaaaaaaaaaagccAATTAACATAACCAAGACACACTTTCTTCCATCAGGACTTGTATACTCCTTCCAGTTTGTTGATGCATCTACCCTCTAACAAAATGAAAAGAATTGAATAAGCTATCATAAGGAGATTTCCTTCCAAAGAAATAATATAATAGAAACAACAGCAAATCCAGGAAATAATTGGGAGAGGTAAAGGATCAATTACTAACAAGCCAACTAATATCTTGCACTTAGAAAACTAGCCTACATCTCCCTATATATTTATCATGCCTaagcaaaaaaaaattgtttattgaCATTTATGAATTTTTCACTCCATTCCCTGATGATTCAGAGTTCTGGCCATTAGCAAATAAGAGTTGAATGAATATTTACACAAAATGGTCATCTGAAGATGTAGAAATTTAGAGGCAGCATACAGTAATGTCATTGTCAATTATAGTCAGCCTTCATATTTCATATTGTTATGTCTCCTCCTTGCCAAATCTTAACAGAAAATCCAAGTGGAAGCAAACTATTTCACCAGCAACCTTGACAGTCCTTGTTACATGCAATCCTCCCAACTGATCATACTGTATATATACAGGAATACTAAATGATTCATAGGCAGTGGATATGAAATCCTGAATCTTCATATTGTAACTACACTATATTTATACTAAAAGTTCATATATGAATGCAAGTGcggattttctttgcaaacatcaTTAACATTAACCTTTTTAAGATCCTAAAATCAAACAGCAGTAAACCATATATAGAAGAAATAGATAGCAACGCAACTTATTGCTTCCATAGGAGAAAACCCAAGTTCTAAGGCACATGCAGTACCTACAAAAATCAACACCGGTTTTCTTATCTAACGTTTATTCTACAAGTAGGAAGACTGGAAACATTCTTTTGGATGAAAATTTTGCCTAGTTCAACTCTAATACAAATAACAATTTTGTAAACCGATATTCTGATATTATTACAAAAAATTGTCTAACATTTAGAAGCATCAGGTATGTCTAATGCACATTTTATTCAATAAGTGAAATTGGAAGATGTGAAGTCCTAAAGGCGTAAAAAAAAAGCCACCAGCTTTGAAGTGTTTGGAGTGATACAAATACTAGTATTACTATTACTAAAAAAGACAACCTCATATGCTCAAAATCTTACGTAAAATGGATACTAGAATCCTTCTCTTGGGAATACATTGAATTAGCTTCGTGAAGAGAACTATATGTTATCAGAAATCATCTGAACATTGATTGACACTTAACTTTGTTCTTTGATGATAAgaaaatgatggaataagagATCTATCTTTACAATTCTTTTATTTAAACATCCAGTGTATATTATCAACATGATTTATGCATTGTCTAATCATGACTAGAAGCAAATAGAAGACAGTAATTATCTAGTCAAAATCACATTAAGGAACACATGAAGTGGAACCAGAGAAAAAGCATTTCATAGTTTATTTACAGAAGCAAATTTTAACAAATATACATAAGGATCTATGAATCATGAATAAGCAACCATAAGTTAGAAGTCAGGTCAAAAGAAAGATGTAAGAAACCCCAACTGTTTTCTGTCATTCTTTCTGATTTTAATGAGAATAAGTTTTATTCAATAACTTCAATTATAAAAGAATGTAATTAAAAACTATTCTACACTACAGCATCATCCAAGGAAAACAAAGCTGATATCAGACAGTCCAACCGGCAATTGTCACAAAACTGACCTTACTATAAGACGTAAAAGTCAAGATTGATAGTTGCCTGCCTGAGAGAAAACCCATTCAGTGAAGAGTGAGCTAATGTACCAGATTATTTTCACCACACATGAACaaattgaaagtaaataacaattAAACTTGAATATGTTGACCCAGCTAATACTGTACTTGCTGAACAAAAGAGATGCAAATGTCCCAACTTCCACCAGAAACCCAAAAGGTAAAAGATCCAAAGGCATGACCGACAAACCATACAACAAAGTGAAGTGAAATTAATGGTATGACTCACCTCAATAGGTGACATCAATTCAAAAGGCTTCTCCCAGCTAGATAATTTAGTCCTCTTATTGTAGTAAAATCTGTAAAATAGAGAGAAATTTTATAAACTGAGACTTGTAAGCAATTAATACGAGAAAAATTTTGAGCATTactcagagtatttaaaattatcCTAACTCATCGCATGAACATAAAGAATATTTATAAATTGACAGCAACATAAGACCAGGGATAAGTCTAAACCAAATACTAATTGTAATTTCCCTTCAATAGATACTTCGTTGAATTAAATTATTGTGAAAATCAAAAGTTAAGGATAGAGATGTAACAACTAGCAATTAGGCCAAAGAGTAATTTCATTATAGAATTTTGTTAAACAAGTTGGAATCATTTTAGATGTAATAAACGAGTTGGATAGCCAGTTTAGGTCAAATGAAAGAAACTATTAAGAGTCCCACtttggacaatatatggcctgaacatgtgcttataagtgggggcaatcctcaccctactagccggttttgtagggttgagttaggtcaaaccacatttcttaacagaaACAAATGTTAAACTGCAAATTAAACATGAATCACGTCTACAAATAACTAGTATCTTCATTGGTAGTTTTCAaccattttaattaataataataccaTCAGGGTAAACTAACTACAGTCTACACCCAAAGCATGCTTGGAACCCATGATAGGTGAAAAAAGGACTACAGAGCAGCATGAAGACAGACACAAAAGTCTAAAAGATAGAATTCCAAGCCCAATAGGCAATGATGTGTGTTAAGGGAATAGCTTATTCGAAACACTGGCCGTTATCGTCACCTATTGCCACTCCCACTCTCCCAACCCCTTATTATTTTCAACCATGGTCTCATTGGTTTGTAACCTAGGAACACAAGCAGACAACTGAATCAATTACCTTCTTCCAGTAGAGGACGTATGCTCAATCCAATCAGAGGAGCCAACCTTGGCAAGGTGTGGCTGGACACTTGTAGCCTGAAAGAAATAAATTAAGACTGCATAAAATTTCCGCAGAGGCAATACACAGAATTTGTGTGAATCAAAAATAAGTATGACTCGTACTGAAGGCATGACAGTTGTAGCTGTAGGTTGCTCGCTGTTGCTCTGGGGAGTTGTACCAGGAGTAATGCTCTGGGACAAAGAACCGGAGGGAGCTTGGATTTGGGGAACAGGTTGGTATTGGCCAGTAGAATTAAAATTAGTTTGTGGCGCTTGACCATAAGAGGATGGCGCAAACTGCATAAATGAAAAACTTGAATCAGCACTTGTATAATGTAGTATTAAATTATCCACTATAAATACAAGCCAGAACATTACCATAAATGATGAAGAAAGTGGCATTCCGGGGCCACCTAAACCTGGTGTGTATCCATTTGGAGCTTGAGAATCAGGTTGTGGCATCATTGAATCGGACGAGGTTTGCATGTTTGGCCGGGCAATTGGCATTTGCATCATTTGTGGTTGAATTGGTAACTGCTGACCAACTCTCGGGGGAAACTGTTGAATTGGCTGAGAAAATTGCGGCTGTTGATTTTGAGGAGGCATTCCAACATTATACTGTTGGTGGTAATGTTGAGGAGGCATGGGAACAAACTGCTGTGGCTGTTGATTTGGAACCCCAGGGCGAAACTGCAGAAACAAATTGGTTTATTCAAATAACCGGTAATTTGACCTAAAGCTGATACCATCACAGTTAGTAAAAACATAAAAGCATTACTTGAACAGGCATGAGTTGACCGAAATTGCGCTGAGGATCCATTGAACCAGACATCGGAGGCCGAAGTGGCTAGCACaacaaatagaagaaaaaaaattaacattaacaTAATAACACATAAACCAGCAAAATTTTCTACTTCTAGATACTCTACCTGTAAGCCTGGATATTGTTGATTATTATTCGACATCCAAGCACAGAAGTCTCCGATTCCAAATCCTAACGATATCGCAGTCTACAAGAGTAAAAATCCATTCATATCTTAGTAGCCCCAAtactattatatataatattaaacctATGTAGCACATATAGACACCTCTATGAAAAAAGGTATGCTTGTGTCAGGGTTGGCACCTGCACCGACACTTGTGGTTatgttcaattaaaaaaaattaattattattggtgTCGCTGTATCAGTGTCAGGGTCGTGTTCAACTGCTTCATAGCACTATACCAACATATAAAATAGTGAAATGGTGAAACTCGTTATAAACCAGTAGACACTAAAGGAAGTGGCATTCGAGTAAACAAAATCAAAAGCTAGGTCACAGAAATTGAGACAATAATCAAAACaaactaaaaatcaaattcaatttacTAGAAAATATAATTGTTTGTAAAAACAAAAATAGCAGAACTAGAAAATATAACCAATGTGCCAC encodes:
- the LOC131643397 gene encoding pre-mRNA-processing protein 40A-like isoform X1, which encodes MSNNNQQYPGLQPLRPPMSGSMDPQRNFGQLMPVQFRPGVPNQQPQQFVPMPPQHYHQQYNVGMPPQNQQPQFSQPIQQFPPRVGQQLPIQPQMMQMPIARPNMQTSSDSMMPQPDSQAPNGYTPGLGGPGMPLSSSFMFAPSSYGQAPQTNFNSTGQYQPVPQIQAPSGSLSQSITPGTTPQSNSEQPTATTVMPSATSVQPHLAKVGSSDWIEHTSSTGRRFYYNKRTKLSSWEKPFELMSPIERVDASTNWKEYTSPDGRKYYYNKITKESKWLIPEELKFAREQAEKEKVNATLPEPLLNPCTQPSAVSVTEAVPSTDNSSLPGQDEPSSPVSVVPVVSTSPINLQSEITSGSHASPSAAAITGTKVDEPEAPVNTINPPDVSVGSDRAVVSDTNTAATPKNEANNFSAQDTAVSADGVPGEDKEVGKVDSIGENVNDVASETKAVEPESLVYANKMEAKDAFKALLESVNVGSDWNWDRAMRLIINDKRYGALKSLGERKQAFNEYLIQRKKQEGEEKRMRHKKAKEDFRKMLEESTELTSSTRYSKAVVIFENDERFKAVERERDREDMFESFLEKLSNKERKRNTVEYRKYLESCDFIKANTQWRKVQDRLEADERCSRLEKIDRLEIFQDYLRDLEKEEEEQKKIQKEELRKTERKNRDEFRKLMDEHIASGILTAKTHWRDYHFQVKELPPFLAVASNTSGSTPKELFEDLAEELEKQYQEDKSQIKDAVKLAKITMLTTLTCEDFKSALSEHINSPPVSDTNLKLVFEELLERAREKEEKEAKKRKRLADAFFHLLYSIKDISESSKWEDFRPLVEDSQEFRSVGDASLCKKMFEEYVTQLKEEAKENERKRKEERAKKDKDREERDRRKAKQRKEKEGGRDRWKEETHKRDRTDSDSMDLNDIQTSKENKRKQHQSPDYVSHETDKERTKKSHGHSSDRKKSRRHSSGYDSDEGRHKRHRRDHRDSHRDGEQLEDGEFGDDIVMDRW
- the LOC131643397 gene encoding pre-mRNA-processing protein 40A-like isoform X2, yielding MSNNNQQYPGLQPLRPPMSGSMDPQRNFGQLMPVQFRPGVPNQQPQQFVPMPPQHYHQQYNVGMPPQNQQPQFSQPIQQFPPRVGQQLPIQPQMMQMPIARPNMQTSSDSMMPQPDSQAPNGYTPGLGGPGMPLSSSFMFAPSSYGQAPQTNFNSTGQYQPVPQIQAPSGSLSQSITPGTTPQSNSEQPTATTVMPSATSVQPHLAKVGSSDWIEHTSSTGRRFYYNKRTKLSSWEKPFELMSPIERVDASTNWKEYTSPDGRKYYYNKITKESKWLIPEELKFAREQAEKEKVNATLPEPLLNPCTQPSAVSVTEAVPSTDNSSLPGQDEPSSPVSVVPVVSTSPINLQSEITSGSHASPSAAAITGTKVDEPEAPVNTINPPDVSVGSDRAVVSDTNTAATPKNEANNFSAQDTAVSADGVPGEDKEVGKVDSIGENVNDVASETKAVEPESLVYANKMEAKDAFKALLESVNVGSDWNWDRAMRLIINDKRYGALKSLGERKQAFNEYLIQRKKQEGEEKRMRHKKAKEDFRKMLEESTELTSSTRYSKAVVIFENDERFKAVERERDREDMFESFLEKLSNKERKRNTVEYRKYLESCDFIKANTQWRKVQDRLEADERCSRLEKIDRLEIFQDYLRDLEKEEEEQKKIQKEELRKTERKNRDEFRKLMDEHIASGILTAKTHWRDYHFQVKELPPFLAVASNTSGSTPKELFEDLAEELEKQYQEDKSQIKDAVKLAKITMLTTLTCEDFKSALSEHINSPPVSDTNLKLVFEELLERAREKEEKEAKKRKRLADAFFHLLYSIKDISESSKWEDFRPLVEDSQEFRSVGDASLCKKMFEEYVTQLKEEAKENERKRKEERAKKDKDREERDRRKAKQRKEKEGGRDRWKEETHKRDRTDSDSMDLNDIQTSKENKRKQHQSPDYVSHETDKERTKKSHGHSSDRKKSRRHSSGYDSDEGRHKRHRRDHRDSHRDGEQLEDGEFGDDIVMDR